The nucleotide window GCAACCGTATTGAGCTCTACTTGTTATAACCAACCGTATTGAGCTCTACATGATATAACCAACCGTATTGAGCTCTACTTGATATAAGCAACCGTATTGAGCTCTACTTGTTATAACCAACCGTATTGAGCTCTACATGATATAACCAACCGTATAGAGCTCTACTTGATATAAGCAACCGTATGGAGCTCTACTTGTTATAACCAACCGTATTGAGCTCTACATGATATAACCAACCGTATTGAGCTCTACTTGAAAAAACCAACCGTATTGAGCTCTACTTGATATAACCAACCGTATTGAGCTCTACTTGATATAACCAACCGTATTGAGCTCTACTTGAAAAAACCAACCGTATTGAGCTCTACATGATATAACCAACCGTATTGAGCTCTACATGATATAACCAACCGTATTGAGCTCTACTTGATATAACCAACCGTATTGAGCTCTACTTGATATAACCAACCGTATTGAGCTCCACTTGATATAACCAACCGTATTGAGCTCCACTTGATATAACCAACCGTATTGAGCTCTACATGACATAACCAACCGTATTGAGCTCTACTTGATATAACCAACCGTATTGAGCTCTACTTGTTATAACCAACCGTATTGAGCTCTACATGATATAACCAACCGTATTGAGCTCTACTTGATATAAGCAACCGTATTGAGCTCTACATGATATAACCAACCGTATTGAGCTCTACATGATATAACCAACCGTATTGAGCTCTACTTGATATAACCAACCGTATTGAGCTCTACTTGATATAACCAACCGTATTGAGCTCTACTTGATATAACCAACCGTATTGAGCTCGACTTGATATAACCAACCGTATTGAGCTCGACTTGATATAACCAACCGTATTGAGCTCTACTTGATATAACCAACCGTATTGAGCTCTACTTGATATAACCAACCGTATTGAGCTCTACTTGATATAACCAACCGTATTGAGCTCGACTTGATATAACCAACCGTATTGAGCTCTACTTGATATAACCAACCGTATTGAGCTCTACTTGTTATAACCAACCGTATTGAGCTCTACTTGATATAACCAACCGTATTGAGCTCTACTTGATATAACCAACCGTATTGAGCTCGACTTGATATAACCAACCGTATTGAGCTCGACTTGCTTGTGGATAATAACAAGGCAACTGAACTGTGAAATGAATGTACACAATAAAATAGGCATGTCTACAGGTCAAAATGCTGGTCCTGAAAAAACAAACATCAACTTAACACAGTAACCTCACTGGTCCAACTGCAGTAATACGGTCATACTGCAGACATATTTAAGACAGTTTTCTTTGGGAGATGTCCATTAAGTGCATTAGAGCCTTTGACTAGCATAATAAAACTATACAATAGCCCTCATTAACATACATTTAGTATTTCCTCCCAAACAGTGGTAGGTCTTCAGCTCTTCATAAGATTCATTGGTTTATTTGTTTCAGTTTGGTCCTCATCATGTCAGTAAAACATAAAGGGAAATAGTGTGAGAATGAAATGCatttctgactgtgtgtgtgtgtgtccatgcaaaCAATGTATAAAGACATGTGTCCATGTGAACAATGTATAAAGACATGTGTCCATGTGAACAATGTATAAAGACACTTGTCTAAGAACAGCAGTGGAATAATCAGAATACAATCTGGGCAAACAGGAAGTTTTTGCAAATGCACTTAGAAATACTAATTTGTGTATACATGCATGAGTCTTCTTAGAATGTGAGTGGATTTCAGAGGAGAAAAATATCTTCCAATCCTCAAAGTTGAACAGATAATTAAATAatctatagccccccccccccccgaggttTGGAATTTTCAACGGTTCACATTATGGAATGCACAGTGCAAAAACGACAGATAAAACCACATCTTCATTTTCTTCTTTAGTGGTTAAACTGAATATAAATGACATCATCAAGGATTGACTGAGCCATTCAGCAGTTGCCAGGTGCTGGccggtctcggtctctctctctccagggccaTCCTCAGAGCCACTGACTGGTGTCTGCTCTGCTCACTGACACAACAACAGACACCCACAGACCTGGTGCTAGTATTGCTTTACTGTAAGTGCCTCAGTAAGACCTATtatgtctgtactgttttgttTTTGAAAGGCCAAAAAGTGGTCAATATCACGGCACCGGGCTGGTATCCTTCTGAATACACCCAATATAAATGACTCTGTATTGCTGGGGCTAGATCATGGACAGAGTTAGTTTCATAATCAGTTGTATGAGAACATCTTTTATCTCACATATACACTGACAGGACTTTGGTGTGGTGTCAGAAGGCTACATTAGTTCCAATGTGTTGAGTTCATTCTTCACTGTGTTAAGGTGCTCTGCATATAGCCTGAGGAGAATGGACGGTGGTCTTTGAGGCACTGTGTGGTTTTAGGGCCTCATTGGTTAAGGCAGAGATCCACAATCTACACTCCTCCCCCTCGTCGTGTGACAGGGAAGAATCTCCAAGGCTATTGGGATGTCCTGAAGGAGAGGTCTGTGAGGTCAAGGGTCAGCATCTTCTACATGGAGTCCTCATCTTGCTCCATAGGCTCGTCTGGGTGGCTGGGGGAAACAGAGAAGATGGTTAGGAAAAACATCATGCATCACATTTGTAACATTTTGGGGAGTATTTAGGAGTGTTAGGTACTGGTGGTCAAGTCATACCTCCTACTGGTCAGGACCCCCACAGACAGAGAGGCCAGAGCATTGACAGCATCAGTCTCCTCACAGTCTCTCCTCTGAGCACCCAGGTAGGACAGTCCCACAGAGCTACTGAACAGCTTCAGGGACTGCCAATACTGACCTGAAAAACAGGTCACTTTATTTGCCTAAACCAAAGCCAGTAAGCACAAACACTTGGATGAGAGCAGTGGGCACTTCGGCTGCAGTCAGAAGGTCTGAACGTCCAACTGACATAAATGCTAGTCCCTCCAACTGCATGGGCCCATATGGTCCTTGTAGCCTACTGTATTAAATCAGTGTGTGTACTCAGGAAGTCTCTGCATTTTACAATAATTAGAATCAGACAAGAATAAAGGGATAGACAAAAAtacaatagagagagaaacagagagggaaaaggaggacAGGGGTATCCTTTATTTGAGACATGAGGAGTTGAATGACTGTTTACCTACCATGTATCTGTATGACTCTCAGTAGCGAGTGAACACTGTTAGCATTGGGCTTCTGCAGCAGCACCTCCTCCGACAGAGGCTCCTGTATGGACAACGCAGTGGGAGAGGAAGGCATCAGACCACTCATCAACAACACTCACCTTAACAGCCCTCCATAGATTTCCTCTTACTCATATCATTGAATATTCCTTATGAGGGAATACACTTCACATAAACCTGTGTGGTATACTTAACATGATTTAGGAAGGGGTTTTAAAGTAGTTTATAAACTGCTTTAATGCACCTTAAACCAGTCTCACCTCAATACCCAGCAGAGCACTGACGCAGGCCTCAGAGGCGTCACAGATGGCCGTGAGGTCGTGACCTCCCTCCAGAGCCATGATCACCCGGCCTCCAGCTAGACCCATCAGCTGCCGGGTAAGGAACCCAAAACCTGACAGACACATCCACATTAACACAGTCAATATGGGATGTGGTGGCCAATTAAGCACGGGAACTTTGCATGTTAAACTAGCCTAAATCATGTTCAATACGGCATTTCAACCCCTTTTCTAGATTGACAACATGGGAATATACTGCAGGGCATGTATCAATCTTTATGACATTTACAGCGCAGATTAACATACAGTAAATCCCTAAAGACACACAGTTACAACACTAACAAAAATacaactacagatgtaggatcttaatttgagccagtttgctatagcaggaaaataatcctgcagcaacaggaaatgtaaatgATTATGTGAATTTTTGTAGGTGTTGATCCATTTTTCGTgaggggaaaatcaagtctgaaatttcaaagtggaaagtACAAACTTTAAGAGCCTTTTTAAacttcaaatacactacaagttgaaCATTTCCTAAATTTCagaaaagttatcctgcaacagggtgattacattaagatccaacatctgtattGTCCATCCTACTTGATTTTTTATCATGCCATTTTATATTGTGTACCAGGTCAATGCTTATAAATGTCTTGCCTTCCATTTATCAAGAACTAACTAGCAAAGCTCTAAAACCACTTTATAGGCTAGCTCGGGGTCTAAAGTGTACTGAggaaaaccttgcttacatttggcGGTGACCTTGTAACCCCCTAGAGGTGCAGGGTGTCCCTCTGCTGCATCGAACCCCGAGGAGACCAGGACCACGTCAGGGGAGAACTCCTGAGCTATGGGCATCACCACCGTCCTGCAGGGAGAAACATTAAACAACATCTATGTCATTTAGTCCACTAACAGCCCTGCCTGGCTGTTTCAGACAGTGAGGAGAGCATGGTTGGGGTTGAGCTGCTAGGGAGTGGGCCTCCTGTTGTTTTCTGGGCTGGTGTCCATCACCCCTCTCTGTCAGAGAGTCAACCAGCACAGTGCAGAGCAGAGCCGCCAACTAGCAAGGAAGCTAACGCAGGCATCTCCGCTGCCGCCCGAGTTCAAAGCCGCCATAGGCGCGTCTGGTTCCCATTTGGAGCTTGTCACTCTCCTCACGTCACTGACAGCATGCCATCTGGGATCCATTTGGGTTCATTATCCTGCGTTTGGATTCCTCCAGCCCAGACCCCCCCACTCCCCACCACACTAACTAACCCCGCCTCCCCTGTAGACCAATAAAACCTTCCATACTCCCCTGTGAGCCCAGCTATAGACAGACTACagggagaacaagagagagagggagagggctcaTTAAAGATCaatcagagagagggaaggagagaggagaggaggagaacaggaatgagagagaggagacagggaggtggggaggggtgTAGAGGTATGTGGTGGATGGCAGCATTCCCTACCCCTGGAGTTTAGAGAAACTGACTGACAATATTTCACCAACAAATTTGTTGCGCATTCTAAATCTGTGTGGGACAGATGTGTGgcaacaaaatatgtattttcagaTAACAAAAACAGAGTTATAATTATTATTTCCAAGGATGGTGCACTATTGTGTGGAAAAGTAAGGTATATTAGGAATACTCTGGTTTGTTACTTATTACGTTGAAGTTAAAAACTTTTGTTGAAACTTTTCCAGTACTATGTTGTCATTCTCATTTTGTTACGCTGGCTTAGAGGTGGGGCCCACCCACTTGGTTGTCTGCCTGCAGTGTGGACCCTCTTACTGTGTGGTTGCTACAGTTTCCTATGGTTGCCACCAGACAGCAGACCAAACCAACATACAGAGACTTCATTAGAACTTTCAACTACCCACCGGTGGCAATTAAGTGCCATGGAGGAAGTGTCAGTGAAATGTCTGTTTAATACAACAACAACCAAACCTGGAGACAATTTAATCTTACAAAAAATcttattaaaatgtaaaaaattgggACCATACACATGCACTTCAAATGACTGGGATTCAGAAGTGCGTCAGTCAATTTACAGTATATTGACAGCAGTGCTCGGTAAACTGGAGTGAAGGACACTGTGCCCCATGTTGTTTTGGCGAATTGAAGAGCAAACTCTCCCCAGTGAGCAGTAGACTGAATCACGGTGACACCCAGATGGTTACTACCAATATTACAATTTATTTCTCGTGTAGGCTGCTATCCTAATCAAAATAAAATCAAGTGGGATGGAACAAAATGGCCACGTTAGCTACGCCACATTAGCTACCGCCAGCGACATGCGGCATGTCACAGTGACATCAGGATGGTGACCAAGATGTTTCTCCCTCACCCATCGAAATAAACATCACTTCATTTTACACCTTTTAACTAGCGTCATGCTGCAtcataaactagctagctgggaacaCTGGCTGGGAAGGGGTTATCAGGACAACTGATAAAACGAACCATTCGTCTCCACCCGACTTTCAACTGTGAGAAATACGTCATTGATTTGGGCAACATGCGTGTCCGTATAGCTTCATATACATTTTTGGTGATGTCACTTCTTGCCACTGGGGGGCAGTAAAACAACGTGATGGGTCAGGTCAAGTTACATTAGGTTTAAATGTAGAGCCAGCGAGATGACAAAGACGCACCAAGTAAACAGTAGTAGAGGGTCAATTTCCTCAACAACCAGGAGCGCTGAAACGTGAGGCtaaacttctctgctgttttggtcctgAAGCTACCATGTTGTAGCAGAGTGAAGCACACCCGTGTACATGCGCAGGtactctgtgtgactgtgtgagagcagTCTTGCATCGCACTTATCTCAATGGGCACGTTTCTCTACTCAGACGTTGCTGACGCCTGCCAGATCTTACAatacctggataggtattttacctATCAGCTAATCACATCATGGTCGCATTCCCCTGCTTAGACgctgcatgcatcaaccaatggttgtgtgCATGTCATCGAATGTGCAGTGAGGCACCATACTGCTATACCATATGACGTGGTTAACTGATACGTataatatctatctatctatctatctatctatctatctatctatctatctatctatctatctatctatctatctatctaggcattgtaagatctggcatgcgtcaACAACGTCTGAGTAGTAAAGGAACACAACCAACATGTTATCTCAATCTGGTGCCCGACTGCACAGTCGCTGACGGGGTTGATTCATGCAaggtctgagcaggggaacgcgACCAATAGCTGCGGCGCTCACCGTGGCAACGTCACGCCTTTCCTGCATTCAATGACCTAAAGCGTCGTCTTTGACCCTATGGGTGGAATGttgttcatatttttcataatttcataataaaaacacaacaaaaatccggtgtttctatgtcaaacagttttgatatatttatattctgtgatgtatataaagtgtaatattgggatgcaaactcaaaatgttatACATTTTTTAGGTCTATACTTttatttcaaagtagatttgtttaagactaccaattaTTCACTCCGTGTGAcgctgatttagcccactgcagtaaaagtgaATCTCAATGTGACCTTGCTTGAAAACTCTATTATATTTTTGCCAAAACTTTCAAGAAAGAGAACAAAAACTGAACATAATTCATTATGGTTTTTATTTTGGTTCGTTTTGGAGTCAGTCAAAGATAACAGTTTTAGTATTTTCTGTTGGTTCATTGTTTTATTTCTGTTTACTTTTTACATGATTCGTTTTTGTTTTAGTTTCAGTTTcagtttactataataaccttggtcgGAGCTGTCTTACCTAAAAGCAGTGATGTACTCAGCATCACTCATAGGGGGGTCCAGACCTCCAGTCCAGGCCACATTGACATTGAAGCCCTCTCCAGCACCAGATCCCAcctacaacacagacacacacagagacctacTGAGACAAAGCATTCTCCATGGAGAGGAGGATACTGTCAATAAGAGTAACATAGAGGTGCTAGAGGCACAGCACATGTAGTATAATCTCGACAGACATCTCTCCACTGTAACTTAGGAACCTAGCTAGCTCTTTGAGTTTCTCTTGACGTCGTCTGGGCCTACTAGCAGAATTCACCGTGTAGAGCTGAACCAATGATGTCAATTACCTCAGCCGGCCCGCCGCTGCCAGGGAAGAAGTTGCCGTCGTCATAGCGATGCAGTGAGATATACAGCACACTGGGATCATTGTAAAACACTTCCTGGGTCCCATTACCATGGTGAACATCCTAGCAACAGGACAGAGATGGAAAAGAACATTTGGTAACATTAAAACCAATAACTGCTGGCTCGTGTTATGTCATATCCTAGGCCTAATCAATAGTAACCAGTAACTAATGTGAGACAGAACTCATGTGTATACTGTACGTGTTATGTCATATCCTAGGCCTAATCAATAGTACCAGGAACTAATGTGAGACAGAACTCATGTGTATACTGTACGTGTTATGTCATATCCTAGGCCTAATCAATAGTACCAGGAACTAATGTGAGACAGAACTCATGTGTATACTGTACGTGTTATGTCATATCCTAGGCCTAATCAATAGTAACCAGTAACTAATGTGAGACAGAACTCATGTGTATACTGTACGTGTTATGTCATATCCTAGGCCTAATCAATAGTACCAATAACTAATGTGAGACAGAACTCATGTGTATACTGTACGTGTTATGTCATATCCTAGGCCTAATCAATAGTACCAGTAACTAATGTGAGACAGAACTCATGTGTATACTGTACCTGTGTttacacatacaggtaactgccagaataaaggaaacacaagtaaatgagggatacaaagtatattaaaAGCAGTGtgtccacacaggtgtggttcctgagttaattaagcaattaaaacATCCCATAATGCTTAGGGTTATGTATAAAATGTTGCTCATtactttggctaccatggctagaagagacTTCAGATCTCAAAGGACCATAGGGGGTTTAAAGCgattctggagtggcgcctgACAGTGTTTTCTACctacatcaacaaaacaccaatatattgaatttctcatggaagaatggtgtcgcatccctccaatagagttccagacaattgtagaatctatgccgaggttcattgaagctgttctggctcgtggtggcccaaaaCCCTATTAAGAcattttatgttggtgtttcctttattttggcatttACCTGTACATAATTCATGtgtttatacatacagtacatcatgaAGGTCAGTACTAGTAGTTATTGTCAAAATAGTACTAAGTCAACTGAGACGAGGACACCAGCAACACAAATAGCGCTGCTACTGTTAATGTTACAACCACTCCAACTGTAGTCCCTTACCCAGTCAACGATGAGGATCTTGTTGGCACTCAGTTTGTGTTGCAGCTGTTTGGCTGCAATGGCCACTGAGTTGAAATAGCAGAAACCCCTgtagcagagaggcagagagagagaaagaggcagagagagtggcagagagagatgcagagagagagagagaggcagagagagagagagagagagaggagagagagagagaggcagagagagagagaggcagagagagagagagagagagagagagagagagagagagagagagagaggcagagagagagagagagagagaggcagagaaagagagagagagaggcagagagagagagagagagagagagagagagagagagagagagagagaggcagagagagagagaggcagagagagagagagagaggcagagagagagagagagaggcagagagagagagagaggggcagagagagagagagaggggcagagagagagagagaggcagagagagagagagagaggcagagagagagagagagaggcagagagagaggcagagaggcagagagagagagagagagagagagagagagagagagagagaagagagagagagagagagagagagagagagagagagagagagagaaagagagagagagagagaggcagagagagagagagagagagagagagagagagagagagagagagagacagagagagagagagagagagagagagagagagagagagacagagagagagagagaggcagagagagagagagagaggcagagagagagagagaggggcagagagagagagagagaggcagagagagagagagagagacagagagagagaggcagagagagagaggcagagagagagaggcagagaggcagagaggcagagagagagaggcagagaggcagagagagagaggcagagaggcagagagagagagagagagagagagagagagagagagagagagagagagagagagagagagagagagaggcagagagaggcagagagagaaagagagacagggtggagggCAGAGAAACATACATTATCAATACAAGATGATAGTGGTTAGGATAAGAGAGAAAATGGTGGAATTCATAGGAGCCAACTCAGCACACTAATCGtaggagagtagagaagaggcATAAATCTTCTCTGTTCTTCTCCTTCCCAGCTTCACTATCAGCCCATAAATATCCATCGTCAGACAGGCTGCTGACACTGCAAAGCTCAGCAGAGCCCGCTGTGGTTAGCCTGGGCACGCACCACCACAAGGAGTATGGTATACACaaaaatcaacacacacacacacagtagatatGAGAATATGAAACAGACTCACATTGGGTtggaggggtcagcatggtggccTGGGGGTCTCACCACTGCAAAGCCATTCTGGAGAGAAACAGTCAAACAAAACAAAGGATTATCATTCAGTATTCTTTGTCAAGTGGCCTAAGGCAGTTGGTGAGGCAGACCAGAATGTGATTGGATGAGGAGTGGAGTACAGATCGGTGTCTTACCTTGAGTTCTCGTTTGGCCACTCTGAAGGCCAGCTCTGTGACGCTGCCTGCAGCCATGCGCGATGCCGTGGATGTATGAGACTCGTTCCAGATTGTGTCATTATCCACCTGCCaatcaaaaacaaaacaacatgagGGTGAGTGACAGGACAGCAGTCAAGCTTGATGGAACCGGTCGTAAGCATGCGTTTAGAATCTGCTAGCATGCTACAGGGAGTTACAGTGTATCAGGTGAAGTGTTTTTCTTTCCATGGTTTAAACAACACCAACTAATAGTACTACAGGCACACTGGTTTGGAGGCAAACAAACCTCACCTCAATCATTTACCGGACTATAAAATAGCTGTCTGATATATTTACGCAGACACACTCTGTGCCATAGAGATTTGCTATCCAAGCAACAAAAGAAACAGGACCATGCATACATGGTGTTGTATATACAGACCTGAGGGGTTGTCATTCCCTCAGGACTTAAACATTCTCCTGTCCACTCCATTTTATCTATCCTTTCATTCTTTTTCTCTGTTTGTTCACAAACTCGCATTTCTAGCCGTCTGGCTCAGACAATGAAATTGGAGGCATTTCTTTTATCCCTCGTCATGCGCATATTGTTTCTATTAGTTTGAATTGTCATGGTCCGATGGAGATCGTCAGGCAATTTATTGACATGTCCCAACGCACTCATGTTTTCCTCTTTCATTTCCACCGCCTCGTCTTCTCATGGCCCTCTCCTGgaaacaacatcaacaactacCATCACTCTAATCAATCTGAATGGACTGGATCATATATCCGTTGTCAAGGACTTGGAGGGAAGAATTGCCAACTGAAATCGAGAGATGTTGTGCGcgttgtgagtgagagagagctaggggaaaatgtgtgtctgtgcatgcgtatgtatactgtatgtgtgtgtgtgtactgtatgtgtgtgtgtgtgtgtgtgtgtgtgtgtgtgtgtgtgtgtgtgtgtgtgtgtgtgtgtgtgtgtgtgtgtgtgtgtgtgtgtgtgttgggcctCTCACGTACCCCTACTCCTCCACATGGCAGCATCACAAACATCCTTTGAGAGAGAATGCCTGAGGGAGAAAAATGCAAAGAGGTTTTATTAACCAAACAATCAATGTTAACAGCTCCTTTTCAAACAATTTTACATTAGAAATGAGTATCAGACATTACTGTACGTTTGTGTACCATCACTGTAGTGACAACTTAAATACATGAATGAGTTGACTACTAAACATAACGGATTCCAAAGTGCTTTCAATACTGTAACTTTAACCAAAGGCAAATCCCTAGTTACTAGGGACACCAGAGTTAATAGGGACACCAGAGTTACTAGGGACACCAGAGCAAGTAGCTTAACTTTACAGTGCTGTTGCCAAACTGTTACCAGTTACGtaaagcagtggttcccaactctgGTCCTCGAGTActcccaacagcacacattttaaTTGTAGCCCccgacaagcacacctgattcaacttgtcaactaatcttTAGGCCcacaatgagttgaatcaggcaTGTTTGTCTAGAGCTACAACAAACAtgtgtactgttagaggggctcAAGACCAGCGTTGGGAGCCACTGACCTAAAGGCTTCTGGCACAAGGCCTGATGCAGTAGACCAGTACATCATAACATCTGTAGTGAGGACGTACCGGCCAGCTTGCGGTTGTCCAGTTTGAGGCGGTTGAGAGGGTTGGTGCCGTACAGAAGGACATGACGCTCTGAATGGACCGACTGCAGCTCCTCCAGAGTGGCCTTCCTACCTCGGATAGTCTGTTGGAACACAGACCAGACAGAGCAACAGATAATGGACCAGGTGGAGACAGCTATGGTGTCTTCTAGTAACTTGTAATCAGTGATATGGATGTATGTGTAATACGTGTGTAATGATAATGGTGATGTTTGTACCTCACACTGGCCCCTGAGACCTCTCTCCTGGAGACGTGACCAGATACTCTGGATCCTCCCAGCATGCTCTGGGTGGCTGCTGTTGTCACCACATGTGCACTGGTGCTTCAGCATCTGAGAGTCATAAACCAGACCTGCAACCAAACACAGTCAGACATTAACATGACTGTTTCCAGTGATTACTACTATTTCCTCCAAATCAACAGCTATAAGACAGATCTAACCACAATGAGAAAGCTAATCGAACAAATGCAATTAAATAATATCAACTTATCAGAGAATCCCTGACCAGGCCTCAGATTGAAATACAGCCACAGTAGGGATAATAACATACACCTAGGTAGGTCCTCGTGGTGgcagtgtgcctgtgtgtgtggtccACTTCTTACCGGTGGTGAAGCGTGGTTTGCTCTGTGGTTCTGGGGTGGACAGGGGTAGGGGTATGTCTGGCAACGTGAGGGATGTGGAGGCTGGCGAGGACTGGGTACGGGAGAGGGGGCGGTGGGCACCGCCAAGCATAATGGGTACCGCCAGTGTCTCCATGTGGGCTGTCTGGCGACGCAGCTGCTGCAGCTGTTTCTGTTTCTCCCATAGCAACGActagagagcaagagggagatagagcgagagagtcagataaagcgagagagagagagagagagattgtggtgATTTTCAACCCACAGAAATCTATATACACAAGAGTATGCCAAACCTGCACGAACAAAATATAAAACCCTTTGCTGCTCTCTGCTGGAAGTTCAAGGAGACATGTTCTAGTGTTCGTCTAccatcctctttgtgtctgtatcTTACCTGGTTGAGTATGAGTGTGTGTTGCAGGTTGATCTGTCCTCCCCGGCTGTCTGCCGCAGACACGAGCTCCGCCCCCCTCAGTGACTCCGCCCTTGCTCTGCCCTGATAGATGTCGCTGGGCGCTGGCCCCACCTCCTCAGAGTCCATGTCTTCTGAGGGGATCTGTTTGAGACGAGGCTTCTCACTGGTCTTAGACATCAGCTTGAACACACAAATAATGATCCATTTAGCTTTATTCATTCAATTCTATCAATGTATTTTTGCCAGAAAAGACAGCTGCTGGCAGATGAAGCTCTCCGTGGATTGTACAAAAATCGATAATCCATTACAACAGAGTGAGTGAGCATGAGAGTATATGTGAGCAAAGAGGGATTTGTGAGGGTGTGTAAGTCACTGACCTTTCCCAGATGTGTCTGCTGTTTAAGTCTCTCCAATAGTTGGCTGTTGTGGTGCTGCTGCAGCAGATGGGGATGTAGGGATCTGGGGCTCTGCGGCAGGGGCTCTGAGCGAGTCCGGCTCAGAGGCTTGTGAGGGCCCCCTTCCGGGGCCAGATGATCCGTCTGGGGGGAAAACTGCAGAGGAACAGGGCCCAGGCCTGGAACTGAGACCAGAGGAGACAGGCAGAGTGTGGCTAT belongs to Salvelinus alpinus chromosome 28, SLU_Salpinus.1, whole genome shotgun sequence and includes:
- the LOC139557414 gene encoding histone deacetylase 7-like isoform X3, whose amino-acid sequence is MFTLRTESSVSAPLGSVPMDLRVTERVMRPGSDTALLTPLHPPLLLSPFSPQPCTPFSQQQLHQHIRFNMEQRRREQEQEKQQELQQLWHKDKSQQSAVASSLVKQKLQEVILKKQKQQALGRTSSNPLSGPPVGYRELVPDPSGPPQPLVSSPAQGSSDGSDDTPLRRAASEPNLKVKHKLKKHLNTRKSPLTRKESAPSPIKHRVPDTLDSSPSSSSTPVSGCSSPNDSLPNENGVLQSVGGLSHEVIIRLAQRLLLQDGSLAHFTIQSSSVLPTITLGLPANARSDGDLSRLKVGRVPMVAGGQSVYLPLGTEKQSGSLSPHFQPVLILEPSGLVHAPMLAVPGLGPVPLQFSPQTDHLAPEGGPHKPLSRTRSEPLPQSPRSLHPHLLQQHHNSQLLERLKQQTHLGKLMSKTSEKPRLKQIPSEDMDSEEVGPAPSDIYQGRARAESLRGAELVSAADSRGGQINLQHTLILNQSLLWEKQKQLQQLRRQTAHMETLAVPIMLGGAHRPLSRTQSSPASTSLTLPDIPLPLSTPEPQSKPRFTTGLVYDSQMLKHQCTCGDNSSHPEHAGRIQSIWSRLQERGLRGQCETIRGRKATLEELQSVHSERHVLLYGTNPLNRLKLDNRKLAGILSQRMFVMLPCGGVGVDNDTIWNESHTSTASRMAAGSVTELAFRVAKRELKNGFAVVRPPGHHADPSNPMGFCYFNSVAIAAKQLQHKLSANKILIVDWDVHHGNGTQEVFYNDPSVLYISLHRYDDGNFFPGSGGPAEVGSGAGEGFNVNVAWTGGLDPPMSDAEYITAFRTVVMPIAQEFSPDVVLVSSGFDAAEGHPAPLGGYKVTAKCFGFLTRQLMGLAGGRVIMALEGGHDLTAICDASEACVSALLGIEEPLSEEVLLQKPNANSVHSLLRVIQIHGQYWQSLKLFSSSVGLSYLGAQRRDCEETDAVNALASLSVGVLTSRSHPDEPMEQDEDSM
- the LOC139557414 gene encoding histone deacetylase 7-like isoform X4, translated to MDLRVTERVMRPGSDTALLTPLHPPLLLSPFSPQPCTPFSQQQLHQHIRFNMEQRRREQEQEKQQELQQLWHKDKSQQSAVASSLVKQKLQEVILKKQKQQALGRTSSNPLSGPPVGYRELVPDPSGPPQPLVSSPAQGSSDGSDDTPLRRAASEPNLKVKHKLKKHLNTRKSPLTRKESAPSPIKHRVPDTLDSSPSSSSTPVSGCSSPNDSLPNENGVLQSVGGLSHEVIIRLAQRLLLQDGSLAHFTIQSSSVLPTITLGLPANARSDGDLSRLKVGRVPMVAGGQSVYLPLGTEKQSGSLSPHFQPVLILEPSGLVHAPMLAVPGLGPVPLQFSPQTDHLAPEGGPHKPLSRTRSEPLPQSPRSLHPHLLQQHHNSQLLERLKQQTHLGKLMSKTSEKPRLKQIPSEDMDSEEVGPAPSDIYQGRARAESLRGAELVSAADSRGGQINLQHTLILNQSLLWEKQKQLQQLRRQTAHMETLAVPIMLGGAHRPLSRTQSSPASTSLTLPDIPLPLSTPEPQSKPRFTTGLVYDSQMLKHQCTCGDNSSHPEHAGRIQSIWSRLQERGLRGQCETIRGRKATLEELQSVHSERHVLLYGTNPLNRLKLDNRKLAGILSQRMFVMLPCGGVGVDNDTIWNESHTSTASRMAAGSVTELAFRVAKRELKNGFAVVRPPGHHADPSNPMGFCYFNSVAIAAKQLQHKLSANKILIVDWDVHHGNGTQEVFYNDPSVLYISLHRYDDGNFFPGSGGPAEVGSGAGEGFNVNVAWTGGLDPPMSDAEYITAFRTVVMPIAQEFSPDVVLVSSGFDAAEGHPAPLGGYKVTAKCFGFLTRQLMGLAGGRVIMALEGGHDLTAICDASEACVSALLGIEEPLSEEVLLQKPNANSVHSLLRVIQIHGQYWQSLKLFSSSVGLSYLGAQRRDCEETDAVNALASLSVGVLTSRSHPDEPMEQDEDSM